The Paenibacillus sp. FSL R7-0204 genome includes a region encoding these proteins:
- a CDS encoding amino acid adenylation domain-containing protein produces the protein MRDLYAVVQASDTLDSEELKKNSTIVEILQKRAAIHPDQPAFCFLTYLSDKRQEHTLNFKQLDTGARKVAAYMQSLGLSGKRAILMYPDGLDFIVAFLGCLYAGVTAVPLYHFITRRKSDRMLSIIEDCDPQIFMSDSKRISTIKKFTDNQFSGTTFNWLTVEQAEEVNPDDFKPMNYQRDELAYLQYTSGSTSTPKGVMITHNNIMHNMDVNQWSFDLTQDSIGVSWIPHYHDMGLVLTILQPIYSGYRQVFMQPADFVSRPFRFLKAISDFKGTMTLMPNFAYEHCVLHVTAEQKQELDLSSIVIAINGAEPVQYSTLEVFNQAFQVCGWKENAMAPAWGLAEVTLTVTAHKPTGGPVRVLDVDQYKLEQNIAEPAGKDSGTIRYCSVGAARADTQVVIVNPDTLTECPEGHVGELWVSSDSVAIGYWNKPESTNDTFAAYLAVTGEGPFMRTGDLGFVWEGQLYISGRIKDVIIIRGSNYYPNDIEFTAAHCHPQLVPNSCAAFAVTEGNQECLYIAQEIKRTETNRIDALGICDSIRKSVAEIHGLQVQGILLLRFGGIHKTSSGKVQRKQCKEAYLQGELDVLHTSIAGQDNNDVTEPSAELKQIEKCLLELVGSSTRIDCKQVRITSSMVTMGLDSMAMMMLKQKIEDMFLCQLELADLFNCTLAELACIIKDFTHSKEGSIHPLEDLAALGSIKDVESETFPLTELQNAYWMGRNEGFEIGGIAAHGYLEIKVKRMDVDYKRLNLAWQKIVKRHEMLRAMITSDGKQLIVDSNSSYDITYHDLSTLHSTLQQDHCEEITRKLSHQVIPLDTWPMFEIHHSKLGPQESILHFSIDLMIADIWSINLLFKEWYQTYVDLETSLNELNYTFRDYCHALELLKGTELYRKSEIYWKNRVEQLPQAPVLPLVKSLMNLGEIKFHHRSYTLPSHLWNKLKEQSSLHGVTPSVVILSAYSKILGMWSQSAQYSLNLTLFNRQPLHPDIHLLAGEFTSVLVFGVDLARAESFADYAQRIQRQLAEDMDHRYYSGVNVVRDLGHKWGKSPYESVLPVVFTSAISSESSMVFGGGDNFFGKVETQSQTPQVYLDHQVYEEGDDLILSLDAIEELFPNKMLDDLFHVYIKYLEELALHSERWSSLDGGLLPEKQLERRTTYNRTEAQLSEVPDEMLYSRFVKHAIQKPGNAGIITSARTLTYGEILNGASFIAASLKAQGARPNELIAVSMEKCWEQIVVVLGVVMAGAAYVCIDPALPKARQEYVMEHSSVRFIFAQRLLKGLPPGITCCVVDETILQEQVKIVETDASPDDLAYVLYTSGSTGLPKGVSISHRGALNTILDINHKFEIHEKDRILALSSLSFDLSVYDIFGILLAGGAIVIPDPSTERNPAHWLEMMNRHKVTIWNSVPSLMEMLVETVEAMRCSIQLRTVLMSGDWIPLHLPERIWRLGPATEIISLGGATEASIWSIYHPLRYIDSSWSSIPYGKPLSNQKVYVLHPDLSDCPEWVTGELYIGGAGVALNYFGDQEKTKRSFVQHPVTGERIYRTGDLGRFHPEGHIEFLGREDFQIKLGGFRIELGEIESVIHQHPKVRRAVVKKVLGKEGNASLASYLVLHSAVESEDMAKQGGDDFGRNMSQELRDDSFITDKQERILFKLSHKGLRAPEMLMREAGETGEHTIMLEAQPFDHDDYIKRSSSRRFLDTQVSLRTLSSFLGCLQGREVGDAERFRYGSAGHLYPVQVYLCIKDNKVGGLSGGTYYYHPLDHTLIPLRTSKEMNGDLHVIENRMIYESAAFTIFLIGKLPAIEPLYGKRSRDYCLIEAGLITQLLETSGIQNEIGVCQIGALTDERRVPELLALDSDHILLHTLLAGGVDYADPLRGVPTEAKDNLPIESFPERVEEEIRKYCTQKLPHYMVPSSFTFMDRLPLTPVGKVDLKALPEPAIERPTDQGNTNPAMNEMEALIHRIFFAKSGMNAQLDVHKSFLELGIDSLTITRAWREIVQETGIQFPVVRVFEKPTIASLAAFLMQQDAESQSKLLVNEAIADTAVSEKAAKQRQALINRSKRR, from the coding sequence ATGAGAGACTTATATGCTGTGGTCCAAGCGTCGGATACTCTTGATTCTGAGGAATTGAAAAAGAACTCAACAATTGTCGAGATACTGCAAAAACGTGCAGCGATCCACCCGGATCAACCAGCTTTTTGTTTTCTCACATATTTGAGTGACAAAAGACAGGAGCATACGCTGAACTTTAAACAACTGGATACAGGAGCACGCAAGGTAGCTGCTTATATGCAAAGCTTGGGGTTGTCCGGGAAACGGGCCATTCTAATGTATCCGGATGGTTTGGATTTTATTGTCGCTTTTTTGGGTTGTCTTTACGCGGGAGTAACTGCCGTCCCTCTCTATCATTTCATTACCAGAAGAAAGTCTGACCGGATGTTGTCTATCATAGAGGATTGTGATCCCCAAATCTTTATGAGCGATAGCAAGCGCATTTCAACGATCAAAAAATTTACCGATAATCAATTCTCCGGCACAACCTTTAATTGGTTAACAGTGGAACAGGCGGAGGAAGTGAATCCGGACGATTTCAAGCCAATGAACTACCAGCGAGATGAACTGGCTTACCTGCAGTATACTTCAGGCTCCACCTCTACACCTAAGGGAGTCATGATCACGCATAACAACATCATGCACAATATGGATGTTAACCAATGGAGCTTTGACCTTACACAGGATTCCATTGGCGTGTCATGGATTCCTCATTATCATGATATGGGACTTGTGCTCACGATCTTACAGCCCATTTATTCAGGATATCGCCAAGTCTTCATGCAGCCGGCAGATTTCGTATCAAGACCGTTCCGGTTTTTGAAAGCGATATCCGATTTTAAGGGTACCATGACACTTATGCCCAACTTTGCCTATGAACATTGCGTTCTCCATGTTACAGCCGAACAGAAGCAGGAGCTAGATTTATCCAGCATTGTTATAGCCATTAACGGTGCTGAACCTGTTCAATATTCTACTCTGGAAGTGTTCAATCAGGCCTTCCAAGTATGCGGCTGGAAGGAGAATGCTATGGCCCCTGCATGGGGGCTGGCAGAGGTGACACTTACGGTAACAGCCCATAAGCCGACGGGTGGTCCGGTCCGGGTATTGGATGTAGATCAATATAAGCTTGAGCAGAATATCGCTGAACCGGCCGGCAAGGATTCAGGTACGATACGTTACTGCAGTGTGGGAGCAGCGAGAGCGGATACACAGGTGGTGATTGTTAACCCTGATACCCTGACAGAGTGTCCCGAGGGGCATGTCGGAGAGCTTTGGGTATCATCAGATAGCGTCGCTATTGGATATTGGAATAAACCTGAGAGCACTAACGATACGTTCGCAGCTTATTTGGCTGTAACGGGAGAAGGGCCTTTTATGCGTACAGGCGACTTGGGTTTTGTATGGGAAGGGCAGCTATATATTAGCGGCAGAATAAAAGACGTAATTATTATCCGGGGTTCGAACTATTATCCAAATGATATTGAGTTTACGGCAGCCCATTGCCATCCCCAGCTTGTACCTAACAGCTGCGCAGCATTTGCTGTCACGGAGGGGAATCAGGAATGCTTATATATCGCCCAAGAAATTAAACGGACGGAGACCAACCGGATAGATGCACTGGGGATCTGTGACAGCATACGTAAATCTGTTGCTGAAATTCATGGATTACAAGTACAAGGGATCTTGTTATTGCGCTTTGGAGGGATACATAAGACATCCAGTGGAAAAGTTCAACGCAAGCAGTGTAAAGAAGCCTACTTGCAGGGTGAGCTTGATGTGTTGCATACCAGTATCGCCGGTCAGGACAATAATGATGTGACAGAACCATCCGCTGAATTAAAGCAAATCGAGAAGTGCCTCCTTGAGCTAGTTGGCAGTTCAACCCGTATAGACTGCAAGCAAGTCCGTATTACAAGCAGTATGGTGACTATGGGACTCGATTCAATGGCGATGATGATGCTCAAGCAAAAAATCGAAGATATGTTCCTGTGCCAGCTTGAACTGGCTGATCTATTCAACTGCACATTGGCGGAATTGGCATGTATTATTAAGGATTTCACCCATTCGAAAGAAGGGTCAATACATCCATTAGAGGATTTGGCAGCGCTCGGTTCTATTAAGGACGTAGAGAGTGAAACCTTCCCTTTGACGGAGCTTCAGAATGCCTATTGGATGGGGCGTAATGAAGGATTTGAGATAGGTGGAATTGCCGCTCACGGGTACCTCGAAATAAAGGTGAAACGAATGGATGTGGATTATAAGCGATTAAACCTTGCATGGCAGAAAATTGTAAAGCGCCATGAAATGCTCAGAGCTATGATCACTTCAGACGGAAAACAGCTTATAGTAGATTCGAACTCAAGCTATGATATTACTTACCACGATTTAAGTACACTGCATTCAACCCTTCAACAAGATCACTGCGAAGAAATAACACGCAAACTCAGTCATCAGGTTATCCCTCTGGATACTTGGCCGATGTTTGAAATTCATCATAGCAAGCTAGGCCCACAGGAAAGTATTTTGCATTTCAGTATTGATCTAATGATTGCGGATATCTGGAGCATCAATCTGCTATTTAAAGAGTGGTACCAGACGTATGTAGATCTGGAAACATCGCTCAATGAATTAAATTACACCTTCCGGGATTATTGCCATGCGTTAGAGCTGCTTAAGGGAACTGAGTTATATCGGAAATCTGAGATTTATTGGAAAAATCGTGTGGAGCAGCTGCCTCAGGCCCCCGTCCTGCCATTGGTTAAGTCGTTAATGAATCTGGGTGAAATCAAATTCCATCACCGGAGTTACACACTTCCTTCACACCTGTGGAACAAGTTAAAGGAACAGTCTTCCTTACACGGAGTGACGCCCTCTGTAGTTATTCTTTCGGCGTACTCCAAAATACTCGGAATGTGGAGCCAATCGGCACAATATTCACTGAACTTGACGCTCTTTAACCGGCAGCCCCTTCATCCCGATATTCACCTGCTCGCTGGCGAGTTCACTTCAGTTCTGGTGTTTGGAGTAGACCTGGCACGAGCCGAATCCTTTGCGGACTATGCGCAACGGATACAGCGCCAACTGGCTGAAGATATGGATCACCGTTATTACAGTGGTGTTAATGTAGTTAGGGATCTTGGTCATAAGTGGGGGAAATCACCATATGAGTCTGTTCTACCGGTAGTCTTCACAAGTGCGATATCCAGCGAATCCTCCATGGTATTCGGTGGAGGCGACAATTTTTTTGGAAAGGTAGAGACCCAATCCCAGACGCCTCAGGTGTACCTGGATCACCAGGTGTATGAAGAGGGAGACGATTTGATTCTAAGCCTGGATGCCATAGAAGAATTGTTTCCAAATAAGATGCTGGATGATCTATTCCATGTGTACATTAAATACCTGGAGGAACTGGCCTTACATTCGGAGAGATGGAGCAGTCTGGACGGCGGTCTTCTGCCTGAGAAGCAGTTGGAGCGGAGAACTACGTATAACCGGACCGAAGCACAGTTGTCCGAAGTGCCTGATGAGATGCTGTACAGCCGGTTTGTGAAGCATGCGATTCAAAAGCCGGGGAATGCAGGAATCATTACATCTGCACGTACATTAACGTATGGGGAAATATTGAACGGTGCCAGTTTTATTGCAGCTTCATTAAAAGCACAGGGAGCTAGACCGAATGAATTAATTGCTGTATCTATGGAAAAATGCTGGGAACAAATCGTAGTTGTTCTGGGAGTTGTAATGGCAGGAGCCGCTTATGTGTGCATAGATCCTGCATTGCCTAAAGCGCGTCAAGAATATGTGATGGAGCATAGCAGTGTCAGGTTTATTTTCGCCCAACGCCTCCTTAAGGGCCTGCCTCCCGGCATAACCTGTTGTGTCGTGGATGAGACTATTTTACAGGAGCAGGTCAAAATTGTAGAGACTGATGCCAGTCCGGATGATTTGGCCTATGTGTTATATACTTCGGGATCAACAGGACTGCCTAAAGGGGTGTCCATCTCTCACCGGGGAGCACTTAATACGATTCTGGATATTAATCATAAGTTTGAGATTCATGAAAAGGATCGGATTTTGGCATTGTCTTCTCTCAGTTTTGACTTGTCGGTGTACGATATTTTTGGAATTCTCCTGGCGGGAGGAGCTATTGTTATCCCTGATCCGTCTACGGAACGCAACCCTGCACATTGGTTAGAGATGATGAACCGGCATAAAGTTACGATTTGGAATTCGGTTCCATCCTTGATGGAGATGCTGGTGGAGACAGTAGAAGCGATGCGATGCAGCATCCAATTAAGGACGGTACTAATGAGTGGTGACTGGATTCCATTACATCTTCCTGAGCGTATTTGGCGGCTTGGGCCTGCTACGGAAATTATCAGTCTCGGCGGAGCTACTGAAGCATCTATCTGGTCGATCTACCATCCTCTCCGTTATATAGATTCTTCTTGGAGCAGTATTCCGTACGGGAAACCTTTGTCCAATCAAAAGGTTTACGTGCTTCACCCGGATTTAAGTGATTGCCCGGAATGGGTGACAGGCGAATTGTACATTGGCGGTGCCGGAGTCGCTTTGAATTACTTTGGGGATCAGGAAAAGACGAAGAGGTCATTTGTGCAGCATCCTGTTACAGGTGAACGGATCTATAGAACAGGAGATTTAGGGCGTTTTCATCCTGAGGGTCATATCGAATTCCTGGGCCGTGAAGACTTCCAGATTAAGCTGGGCGGCTTCCGTATTGAACTGGGCGAAATCGAGAGCGTGATTCATCAGCATCCGAAGGTAAGAAGAGCTGTAGTTAAGAAGGTCTTAGGTAAAGAAGGAAACGCCAGCTTAGCCTCCTATCTTGTTCTGCATTCAGCGGTTGAGTCAGAGGACATGGCAAAACAAGGCGGAGATGATTTCGGCCGCAATATGTCACAAGAGCTGCGGGACGACAGCTTCATTACTGACAAGCAGGAAAGGATTCTTTTTAAACTAAGCCACAAGGGACTTAGAGCGCCTGAAATGTTAATGCGTGAAGCCGGAGAAACGGGAGAACACACGATAATGCTGGAGGCGCAACCATTCGATCATGACGATTATATTAAACGGTCCAGCTCCAGACGTTTTCTGGATACTCAGGTGTCTCTGCGGACTCTTTCCAGCTTCTTAGGGTGTCTGCAAGGCAGGGAAGTTGGGGATGCAGAACGTTTCCGCTATGGTTCGGCAGGACATTTATACCCTGTGCAGGTGTATTTATGTATTAAGGACAATAAGGTAGGTGGATTAAGCGGAGGTACTTATTATTATCATCCTTTGGATCATACGCTGATTCCTCTCCGTACCTCCAAGGAAATGAATGGGGATCTGCATGTCATTGAGAATAGAATGATATACGAATCGGCGGCCTTTACGATTTTCCTGATAGGAAAGCTCCCGGCGATTGAACCCTTGTACGGCAAACGTTCCAGAGACTATTGCCTGATTGAAGCGGGTCTAATCACACAGCTGCTGGAGACCTCTGGTATTCAGAACGAAATTGGAGTATGCCAAATCGGTGCATTAACCGATGAGCGTCGGGTTCCCGAACTATTGGCGTTGGATTCAGATCATATCCTTCTTCATACTTTATTGGCTGGAGGGGTTGATTATGCAGATCCGCTGCGGGGAGTTCCTACGGAAGCGAAAGACAACTTACCCATTGAGTCCTTCCCAGAACGAGTAGAAGAGGAAATTCGTAAATATTGTACTCAAAAGCTCCCGCATTATATGGTGCCTTCATCCTTTACATTTATGGACAGATTGCCGCTCACGCCGGTTGGCAAGGTCGATCTGAAGGCATTGCCGGAACCGGCAATTGAACGGCCAACGGATCAGGGCAACACGAACCCGGCAATGAATGAGATGGAAGCTCTAATCCATCGTATATTTTTCGCGAAATCAGGCATGAATGCCCAGCTTGATGTCCACAAAAGCTTCCTGGAGCTTGGGATTGATTCATTGACAATCACCCGGGCTTGGAGAGAGATCGTACAAGAGACCGGGATTCAGTTCCCCGTTGTCCGCGTTTTTGAAAAACCTACGATCGCCAGCTTGGCCGCCTTCCTAATGCAGCAAGATGCAGAATCGCAGAGTAAACTGCTTGTAAATGAAGCCATTGCGGATACAGCGGTTAGCGAGAAAGCGGCGAAACAGAGACAAGCATTAATCAATCGAAGCAAACGCCGCTGA